The Yersinia intermedia genome window below encodes:
- a CDS encoding MdtA/MuxA family multidrug efflux RND transporter periplasmic adaptor subunit → MKAQSKRTSRVLMVLGAVVAIIVAVFVWRDFSAAPASTPPGAQPTANGTTTARASGRRNMPMSPVQAATATEQAVLRYLTGLGTVLAANTVTVTSRVDGQLMAIHFTEGQQVNAGDLLVEIDPRPYQVQLTQAQGQLAKDQATLDNARRDLARYQKLVKTGVISQQELDTQASLVRQSEGSVKADQGAIDSAKLQLTYSRITAPISGKVGLKQVDVGNYITSGTATPIVVITQTHPVDVVFTLPESDIPAIMQAQKNAAQNNTTVPVEAWDRTNKQRLAQGYLLSIDNQIDTTTGTIKLKARFANDDDALFPNQFVNARIKVDLLQNAVVVPTAAVQMGNEGSFVWILNDENKVSKHLVTTGIQDSKQVVISAGLSAGQRVVTDGIDRLTEGLQVEVVTPRAAAANQTGAAEKPTTEEKATHRGGKAAGSIVPAEKS, encoded by the coding sequence ATGAAAGCTCAATCCAAACGCACTTCCAGGGTACTGATGGTACTCGGGGCGGTGGTGGCGATTATTGTTGCTGTCTTTGTCTGGCGCGACTTTAGTGCCGCCCCTGCCAGCACGCCGCCAGGTGCGCAGCCCACCGCTAACGGGACCACCACAGCCCGCGCCAGTGGGCGGCGGAATATGCCCATGTCACCGGTGCAGGCCGCCACAGCAACCGAACAAGCTGTACTACGCTATCTTACCGGCTTAGGTACCGTGCTTGCCGCCAACACGGTTACCGTGACCAGCCGGGTTGATGGCCAATTAATGGCAATCCACTTTACTGAAGGCCAGCAGGTCAACGCTGGTGACTTACTGGTGGAAATCGATCCGCGCCCTTATCAGGTACAACTGACCCAAGCACAGGGCCAATTGGCGAAGGATCAGGCCACGCTGGATAATGCCCGTCGTGATCTGGCCCGCTACCAAAAACTGGTGAAAACCGGTGTTATTTCACAACAAGAACTTGATACCCAAGCCTCGTTGGTGCGCCAAAGTGAAGGCAGTGTTAAAGCCGATCAAGGCGCTATCGACAGTGCCAAACTGCAACTGACTTATAGCCGTATTACCGCCCCCATCAGCGGTAAAGTGGGCCTAAAACAGGTTGATGTCGGTAATTACATTACCAGCGGTACCGCAACCCCCATTGTGGTGATCACTCAGACACATCCGGTTGATGTGGTCTTTACGCTGCCAGAAAGCGATATCCCCGCAATCATGCAAGCGCAGAAGAATGCAGCCCAAAATAACACTACCGTGCCAGTAGAGGCTTGGGATCGCACCAATAAACAGCGACTGGCACAGGGCTATCTGCTCAGTATTGATAATCAAATTGATACCACCACTGGCACCATTAAGCTGAAAGCACGCTTTGCCAATGACGATGACGCCCTGTTCCCAAACCAATTTGTTAATGCCCGTATCAAGGTAGATTTACTGCAAAATGCCGTGGTGGTGCCAACCGCAGCCGTACAAATGGGTAATGAAGGGAGCTTTGTCTGGATCTTAAATGACGAGAATAAAGTCAGTAAGCATCTGGTCACTACCGGTATTCAAGACAGCAAACAAGTGGTTATTAGCGCCGGATTGAGTGCGGGTCAACGCGTGGTTACTGACGGTATTGATCGCCTGACCGAAGGCTTGCAGGTCGAAGTGGTAACACCACGGGCGGCGGCGGCGAACCAGACGGGGGCCGCAGAGAAACCGACCACCGAGGAGAAAGCCACACATCGGGGCGGAAAAGCGGCGGGTAGCATTGTTCCTGCGGAGAAATCCTGA
- a CDS encoding MdtB/MuxB family multidrug efflux RND transporter permease subunit, with protein MQVMPPTPGGGPSRLFILRPVATTLFMIAILLAGILGYRALPVSALPEVDYPTIQVVTLYPGASPDVVTSSITAPLERQFGQMSGLKQMASQSSGGASVITLQFQLTLPLDVAEQEVQAAINSATNLLPNDLPYPPIYSKVNPADPPIMTLAVTSTAIPMTQVEDMVETRIAQKISQVTGVGLVTISGGQRPAVRVKLNAPAVAALGLDSETIRTAISNANVNSAKGSLDGPTRSVTLSANDQMKSAEDYRDLIVAYQNGAPIRLQDVATIEQGAENNKLAAWANTQQAIVLNIQRQPGVNVIATADSIREMLPELIKSLPKSVDVKVLTDRTTTIRASVSDVQFELLLAIVLVVMVIYLFLRNAAATIIPSVAVPLSLIGTFAAMYFLGFSINNLTLMALTIATGFVVDDAIVVIENISRYIEKGEKPLDAALKGAGEIGFTIISLTFSLIAVLIPLLFMGDIVGRLFREFAVTLAVAILISAVVSLTLTPMMCARMLSYESLRKQNRLSRASEKFFDWVIAHYAVALKKVLNHQWLTLGVALSTLALTVILYLLIPKGFFPLQDNGLIQGTLEAPQSVSFSNMAERQQQVAAIILKDPAVESLTSFVGVDGTNATLNNGRLQINLKPLNSRDDRIPQVITRLQASVAGVPGIKLYLQPVQDLTIDTQLSRTQYQFTLQGTTLEELSTWVPKLVSQLQQQAPFQDVTSDWQDKGLVAFVNVDRDSASRLGITMAAIDSALYNAFGQRLISTIYTQANQYRVVLEHDVQATPGLAAFNDIRLTGSDGKGVPLSSIASIEERFGPLSINHLNQFPSATISFNLAPGYSLGEAVNAVTQAEQTIQLPADITTRFQGSTLAFQAALGSTLWLIIAAIVAMYIVLGVLYESFIHPVTILSTLPTAGVGALLALMLTGNELDVIAIIGIILLIGIVKKNAIMMIDFALAAERDQGMTPYDAIYQACLLRFRPILMTTLAALFGALPLMLSTGAGAELRQPLGVCMVGGLIVSQVLTLFTTPVIYLLFDKLARNSHGKNRYRHQDTDASESPHGQEQP; from the coding sequence ATGCAAGTGATGCCTCCAACACCCGGTGGCGGGCCGTCACGGCTGTTTATTCTGCGCCCGGTTGCCACCACTTTATTTATGATTGCCATTCTGCTGGCCGGGATCCTCGGTTACCGCGCACTGCCAGTCTCGGCCCTGCCAGAGGTTGATTATCCGACGATTCAGGTGGTGACACTCTATCCTGGGGCCAGCCCAGACGTGGTGACATCATCCATTACCGCGCCGTTGGAGCGCCAGTTTGGTCAAATGTCTGGTCTCAAGCAGATGGCATCACAGAGTTCTGGTGGTGCGTCGGTGATTACGCTGCAATTCCAGCTTACGTTGCCACTGGATGTGGCAGAGCAAGAGGTGCAAGCAGCCATTAACTCTGCCACCAACCTGCTGCCCAATGATCTGCCTTATCCGCCGATTTACAGCAAAGTGAATCCGGCTGATCCGCCGATTATGACCTTGGCCGTGACCTCCACAGCCATCCCGATGACGCAAGTAGAAGATATGGTCGAAACCCGGATTGCGCAGAAAATATCGCAAGTCACCGGGGTCGGTCTGGTCACTATTTCTGGCGGGCAGCGCCCGGCGGTGCGGGTGAAACTGAATGCTCCGGCGGTCGCCGCATTGGGGCTGGACAGCGAAACCATTCGTACTGCCATCAGCAATGCTAACGTCAATTCCGCCAAAGGTAGCCTCGATGGCCCCACCCGTTCGGTGACATTGTCGGCTAATGACCAGATGAAATCTGCCGAGGATTACCGTGATCTGATCGTTGCATACCAAAATGGAGCACCGATCCGCTTGCAGGATGTCGCTACCATCGAGCAGGGCGCGGAAAATAACAAACTGGCCGCGTGGGCCAATACCCAGCAGGCGATTGTGTTGAATATCCAGCGCCAGCCGGGGGTCAACGTCATTGCCACCGCAGACAGTATTCGCGAGATGCTGCCGGAGTTGATCAAAAGTTTGCCCAAGTCGGTTGATGTTAAGGTACTAACCGACCGCACCACCACCATCCGCGCCTCCGTCAGTGACGTGCAGTTTGAGTTACTGCTCGCCATTGTGCTGGTGGTGATGGTGATTTATCTGTTTCTGCGCAATGCCGCAGCCACCATTATCCCCAGTGTCGCAGTACCGCTGTCACTGATTGGGACTTTTGCCGCGATGTATTTTCTCGGTTTTTCAATCAATAACCTGACATTAATGGCACTGACCATTGCCACGGGTTTTGTGGTCGATGACGCCATCGTAGTGATAGAGAATATCTCCCGTTATATTGAAAAAGGCGAGAAACCGCTGGATGCGGCGCTAAAAGGTGCTGGTGAGATTGGCTTTACCATTATTTCACTCACCTTCTCATTAATTGCCGTATTGATTCCGTTGCTGTTTATGGGGGATATCGTGGGCCGGCTGTTCCGCGAATTTGCCGTAACACTGGCGGTGGCGATCCTGATTTCAGCGGTAGTTTCGCTGACGCTGACCCCAATGATGTGCGCGCGGATGCTCAGTTATGAGTCACTACGCAAGCAAAACCGCCTGTCACGTGCCAGTGAGAAATTCTTTGACTGGGTGATCGCCCATTATGCCGTAGCACTGAAAAAAGTACTTAACCATCAGTGGCTGACACTGGGTGTGGCACTCAGCACACTGGCGCTGACCGTGATCCTTTATCTGCTGATCCCCAAGGGCTTTTTCCCGTTGCAAGATAATGGGTTGATTCAGGGGACACTGGAAGCACCGCAATCCGTGTCATTCAGTAATATGGCGGAACGCCAGCAGCAAGTAGCCGCCATTATCCTGAAAGATCCGGCGGTAGAAAGCCTGACCTCATTTGTCGGGGTTGATGGCACTAATGCCACGCTGAACAATGGCCGGTTGCAAATTAACCTTAAGCCACTCAACAGCCGTGACGATCGCATCCCGCAGGTCATTACCCGCTTACAGGCAAGCGTCGCCGGTGTACCGGGGATTAAACTTTACTTACAGCCGGTACAGGATCTGACCATTGATACTCAACTGAGCCGGACGCAATATCAGTTTACCCTGCAAGGCACGACACTTGAGGAGTTGAGCACTTGGGTACCGAAGCTGGTTAGCCAGTTGCAGCAACAAGCCCCCTTCCAGGATGTCACCAGTGATTGGCAGGACAAGGGATTGGTGGCGTTTGTTAATGTCGATCGCGATAGTGCCAGCCGTTTAGGTATCACGATGGCAGCTATCGACAGCGCGCTATATAACGCCTTTGGTCAACGCCTGATTTCCACCATTTATACCCAAGCCAACCAATACCGCGTGGTGCTGGAACATGACGTGCAGGCCACGCCGGGGTTGGCGGCATTTAACGATATCCGCCTGACGGGTAGCGACGGTAAAGGGGTGCCACTGAGCAGTATTGCCTCCATTGAAGAGCGTTTCGGGCCGCTGTCTATCAACCATTTGAATCAATTCCCGTCGGCCACTATCTCTTTCAATCTGGCACCGGGCTATTCCCTGGGTGAAGCAGTAAACGCGGTGACACAAGCTGAGCAGACAATTCAGCTACCGGCTGATATCACCACCCGCTTCCAAGGCTCTACGCTGGCATTTCAGGCCGCACTCGGTAGCACGCTGTGGCTGATTATCGCCGCGATTGTGGCGATGTATATCGTGCTCGGCGTATTGTATGAAAGCTTTATTCATCCGGTCACTATCTTGTCAACCCTGCCCACTGCCGGTGTCGGTGCCTTGCTGGCGCTAATGCTGACCGGCAATGAGCTGGATGTGATTGCCATTATCGGCATTATCTTGCTGATCGGGATTGTGAAGAAGAATGCCATCATGATGATCGACTTTGCGCTGGCCGCGGAGCGGGATCAGGGGATGACCCCGTATGATGCCATCTACCAAGCGTGCTTGTTACGTTTCCGCCCCATTCTGATGACCACATTGGCCGCGTTATTTGGTGCATTACCCTTGATGCTCAGCACCGGAGCCGGTGCCGAGCTACGCCAACCACTAGGTGTGTGTATGGTGGGCGGGCTGATTGTCAGTCAGGTACTGACCCTGTTTACCACGCCAGTTATCTATCTGTTGTTTGACAAACTGGCGCGCAACTCTCACGGCAAAAACCGCTATCGCCATCAGGATACTGACGCATCTGAGTCACCCCATGGGCAGGAGCAACCGTGA
- the yegD gene encoding molecular chaperone, which translates to MFIGFDYGTANCSVAVMRDDAPNLLALENNDVYLPSMLCAPTREAVSECLHRHWQVPTGSDENQQLLRRAMAFNREEDIPVAADSLTFGLSALAHYIEDPEDVYFVKSPKSFLGANGLKPQQLALFEDLVCAMMFHIKRQAESVLASEISQTVIGRPVNFQGSGGEDANRQAEGILLRAAQRAGFRDIAFQFEPVAAGLDFEATLTEEKTVLVVDIGGGTTDCSVLLMGPKWQGLADRQQSLLGHSGCRVGGNDLDIMLAFKQLMPLFGMGGETEKGIALPSLPYWNAVATNDVPAQSDFYSTVNGRFLRDLIRDAANPQQVERLLKVYQQRLSYRLVRAAEESKIALSEQAQVATTLHFVEPALGQIINQQQLAEAISQPLQRIQEQVSLALSTSHITPDVIYLTGGSARSPLLRAALQQQLPGIPLVGGNDFGSVTAGLARWAQTLYR; encoded by the coding sequence ATGTTCATTGGTTTTGACTACGGCACAGCAAACTGCTCAGTTGCCGTGATGCGGGATGATGCTCCCAACTTACTGGCACTGGAAAATAATGACGTCTATCTGCCCTCCATGTTGTGTGCACCCACACGGGAAGCCGTCAGTGAATGCCTGCACCGCCACTGGCAGGTACCCACCGGTAGCGACGAAAATCAGCAGCTATTACGCCGAGCCATGGCGTTTAATCGCGAAGAGGATATTCCGGTTGCCGCCGACAGTCTGACATTTGGCCTGTCGGCCCTCGCCCACTATATCGAAGACCCTGAAGACGTATACTTTGTAAAATCACCTAAATCCTTCCTGGGTGCCAATGGGTTGAAACCTCAGCAATTGGCGCTGTTTGAGGATTTGGTCTGCGCCATGATGTTCCACATCAAACGTCAGGCAGAATCTGTACTGGCATCAGAAATCAGTCAGACAGTGATTGGCCGTCCAGTCAACTTCCAAGGCTCTGGCGGTGAAGACGCTAACCGGCAAGCTGAAGGGATTTTACTGCGCGCCGCACAACGCGCCGGTTTTCGTGATATTGCTTTCCAGTTTGAACCGGTCGCCGCAGGGCTGGATTTTGAAGCGACGCTGACAGAAGAAAAAACCGTACTGGTGGTGGATATCGGTGGCGGTACCACTGACTGCTCGGTGCTGTTAATGGGGCCGAAGTGGCAAGGGCTGGCAGACCGCCAACAAAGCCTACTGGGCCACAGTGGTTGTCGCGTTGGCGGTAACGATCTGGATATTATGCTCGCGTTTAAACAATTGATGCCGCTGTTTGGCATGGGTGGCGAGACCGAGAAAGGGATTGCTCTGCCGTCACTGCCCTATTGGAATGCTGTTGCGACTAACGATGTTCCGGCACAAAGCGATTTCTACAGCACAGTTAATGGCCGCTTCCTGCGTGATCTGATCCGTGACGCGGCAAATCCACAGCAAGTAGAACGCCTGCTGAAAGTGTATCAACAGCGCCTGAGTTACCGTTTAGTCCGGGCGGCGGAAGAGAGCAAAATCGCACTGTCCGAACAAGCACAAGTGGCGACTACACTGCATTTTGTCGAGCCCGCGTTAGGCCAGATTATCAACCAGCAACAGCTTGCCGAAGCCATATCTCAGCCACTGCAACGGATTCAGGAACAAGTCAGTTTGGCGTTATCCACCAGCCATATCACTCCAGATGTCATCTATCTGACGGGCGGCAGCGCTCGCTCTCCGTTACTACGAGCGGCCCTGCAACAGCAACTACCGGGTATCCCGCTAGTGGGTGGCAATGACTTCGGCTCAGTGACCGCCGGTTTGGCCCGTTGGGCGCAGACCCTGTATCGCTAA
- a CDS encoding diguanylate cyclase produces MDLSASEKPAPDNKTILHITIISIVVFLFALFCIQLSERSENLAPLWFPTAVLIVALFHHPARYWLWQLLAAGICIVAANFILYGISWFPLPLVLINLVEATAGAWLLRKFLHAKDPLNNLLSWLKFSVCTVIMVPLVSGLAAAWYLSPQSGSFTQVLTVWFMSEAVGMLALGPVGLLYRRGYFNIATKSKALFDMILMMVVSLSACYLGLIYLPFPFTFVIMVLIWTSIRLPRFETFAICFMATLLIALMLNFKLYTIHSDTSLSIQAFSFIPLLMVLIPPHAMAMVMHSFRMEKEHIIESENRFRNAMEYSAIGMALVSPQGQWMQVNKALCKLLGYSQESLLTLTFQQITHPDDLSADLKLLDDLYHGRIPSYSMEKRYIRSDGEIVWTLLVVSVVRDHQQQPLYFISQVEDINELKKTEIVNRRLMERITLANEAGGIGIWELDIKTQVLSWDKRMYELYHIPFNTPVDERVWRTHVHPEDINRVNREYSAALKQRQPYRLEFRLLLPDGEIVHLRNQANMVCDKNGNILRLIGTTLDMTEIRNLTEALHEEKERLHITLDSIGEAVVCADQEMKITFMNPVAEKMTGWANTIALGQPVNNIIKLTNGVDGAEIDNPIEHCLNHRPYSSLNESMVLHHRDGQYYDIQESVAPLKTLEGDIVGAVLVFQDVGESRAMMRKLSHSASHDNLTGLPNRANFENKLKAAIQISVELNQQHALAFLDLDYFKAVNDTAGHPAGDALLKELSQLMRQHLRNSDCVARLGGDEFGLLMLNCTLPHAKAITQTLVSLINGYHFYWEDKLYRIGASAGVTQISSSNNQRSEIMAQADIACYTAKHSGRGQVYLYQPRQKQLLARQHELLSREDVENILNDNQLELQLTPTAPPRTPLSVCFYQISFEVNRPQGLNVSQADFQEAALLYGLLPQIDNWICEQLLMTHAQAIKHKGLALAIPLSEVALLKEEFRQSLLTLVQQTVLPPQSLYWMVDESTLLQYPFAIGNFLAKLQQLGGKLIVKEFGHNLNDFELLADHTIDYIKFNSDLISHIHINQMDEVLVSIINGTAQRANIATLAGPAELPLTLNKLITIGVDLADGQTISSPQPLSDLLDSGYFAIK; encoded by the coding sequence ATGGATCTTAGTGCGTCTGAAAAACCGGCACCTGACAATAAAACCATTCTCCACATTACTATCATCAGTATTGTCGTTTTTTTGTTCGCACTCTTTTGTATCCAGCTTTCTGAACGGTCAGAAAATCTCGCCCCACTATGGTTCCCGACGGCAGTCTTAATAGTCGCGCTATTCCACCACCCTGCACGCTATTGGTTATGGCAGTTATTAGCGGCAGGAATATGTATTGTTGCAGCTAATTTTATTTTATATGGTATCAGTTGGTTCCCACTCCCCCTGGTATTAATCAACCTGGTTGAAGCAACCGCCGGGGCTTGGTTACTGCGTAAATTCCTGCACGCCAAAGACCCGCTCAATAATCTGCTTAGTTGGCTCAAATTCTCGGTTTGTACCGTGATTATGGTCCCTCTGGTTAGTGGGCTGGCAGCGGCTTGGTATTTGTCCCCACAAAGCGGCAGCTTTACCCAAGTGCTCACGGTGTGGTTTATGTCCGAGGCGGTAGGGATGTTGGCCTTAGGGCCGGTCGGGTTACTTTACCGTCGGGGTTATTTCAATATCGCGACCAAATCCAAAGCACTGTTTGATATGATACTTATGATGGTAGTATCGTTATCCGCCTGCTATCTCGGACTGATTTATCTGCCGTTCCCCTTTACCTTTGTCATTATGGTGTTGATCTGGACCTCAATCCGCTTACCGCGTTTTGAGACATTTGCCATCTGCTTTATGGCAACATTACTGATCGCATTGATGCTTAATTTCAAGCTGTATACCATCCATTCCGATACAAGTCTGTCAATTCAGGCGTTCTCCTTTATCCCTTTATTAATGGTATTAATTCCCCCCCATGCCATGGCGATGGTAATGCACTCCTTTCGCATGGAGAAAGAGCATATTATTGAAAGTGAAAACCGCTTTCGTAACGCCATGGAATATTCAGCCATCGGGATGGCTCTGGTGTCGCCGCAAGGCCAATGGATGCAGGTCAATAAGGCCTTATGCAAGTTATTGGGCTACAGCCAGGAGAGCTTACTGACCCTGACTTTCCAACAAATTACCCATCCAGACGATCTCTCTGCTGACTTGAAATTACTCGACGACCTCTATCACGGCCGTATCCCCAGCTATTCGATGGAAAAGCGCTATATCCGCAGCGATGGCGAAATCGTGTGGACACTACTGGTGGTCAGTGTGGTGCGGGATCACCAACAGCAACCGCTCTATTTCATCTCGCAGGTTGAAGATATTAATGAGCTGAAAAAGACCGAGATTGTTAACCGCCGCCTAATGGAGCGAATTACGCTGGCTAACGAGGCGGGGGGCATTGGTATCTGGGAATTGGATATCAAAACGCAGGTTCTCAGTTGGGATAAGCGGATGTATGAACTCTATCATATTCCGTTTAATACCCCGGTTGATGAGCGTGTTTGGCGGACACATGTTCACCCGGAAGATATCAATCGGGTTAATCGCGAATATAGCGCCGCCCTCAAGCAGCGCCAGCCATACCGTCTGGAATTCCGGCTGTTATTACCGGATGGTGAAATTGTTCATCTGCGTAATCAAGCCAATATGGTATGCGATAAAAATGGCAATATTTTGCGTCTGATTGGTACCACGCTGGATATGACGGAAATCAGAAACCTGACGGAAGCGCTGCACGAGGAAAAAGAACGGCTGCATATCACGCTGGACTCCATCGGTGAAGCGGTGGTTTGTGCCGATCAAGAGATGAAGATTACGTTTATGAACCCGGTAGCCGAGAAAATGACCGGCTGGGCAAATACCATCGCATTAGGCCAACCTGTCAACAATATCATCAAGTTGACTAACGGTGTAGACGGCGCGGAGATTGATAACCCGATAGAACATTGCCTGAATCATCGCCCCTACTCTTCACTCAATGAGTCAATGGTATTACATCATCGTGATGGCCAGTATTATGATATTCAAGAGTCGGTCGCACCGCTGAAAACATTGGAAGGTGACATTGTCGGAGCGGTACTGGTGTTTCAGGATGTCGGCGAATCGCGCGCAATGATGCGCAAACTCAGCCATAGTGCCTCTCACGATAATCTCACCGGGCTACCAAATCGCGCCAATTTTGAGAATAAATTGAAAGCGGCAATCCAAATTAGCGTCGAACTTAACCAGCAACATGCATTGGCCTTCCTTGATTTGGACTATTTCAAAGCCGTTAATGACACTGCCGGGCATCCGGCGGGAGATGCATTATTGAAAGAGTTGAGCCAGTTGATGCGCCAGCACTTACGCAACAGCGATTGTGTTGCACGCCTCGGTGGTGATGAGTTTGGCTTGCTAATGCTCAACTGCACCCTGCCCCATGCCAAAGCCATTACCCAAACTCTGGTATCACTGATTAATGGCTATCATTTCTACTGGGAAGATAAGCTCTATCGTATTGGGGCCAGCGCGGGTGTGACACAAATAAGCAGCAGTAACAATCAGCGCAGTGAAATTATGGCACAGGCCGATATCGCCTGTTATACCGCCAAACACAGTGGGCGCGGCCAGGTTTATCTCTATCAACCACGGCAAAAACAGCTATTGGCACGCCAACACGAGCTGCTAAGCAGGGAAGATGTTGAGAACATTCTCAATGATAACCAACTGGAGTTGCAACTCACCCCAACCGCGCCCCCCAGAACGCCGTTGTCTGTCTGTTTCTATCAAATCAGTTTCGAGGTTAATCGGCCACAGGGTCTTAACGTTAGTCAGGCTGATTTTCAGGAAGCCGCGCTACTCTATGGCTTGCTGCCGCAGATTGATAATTGGATCTGTGAGCAACTGTTAATGACACATGCCCAAGCTATCAAACATAAAGGGCTGGCGCTGGCTATCCCGCTGTCAGAGGTGGCGCTGCTCAAAGAAGAGTTCCGCCAATCATTGCTGACCTTGGTGCAGCAAACCGTACTGCCACCACAAAGTCTCTATTGGATGGTTGATGAATCCACATTACTGCAATACCCCTTTGCGATTGGCAATTTTCTCGCTAAATTGCAACAACTGGGCGGCAAACTTATCGTTAAAGAGTTTGGTCACAACCTGAATGATTTCGAGTTACTGGCGGATCACACTATCGATTATATTAAATTTAACAGTGACTTAATTTCCCATATTCATATCAATCAGATGGATGAAGTGCTGGTCTCTATCATTAACGGTACTGCTCAGCGGGCCAATATCGCCACTCTGGCTGGGCCAGCAGAACTCCCCCTGACGCTCAATAAACTGATAACCATCGGTGTCGATTTAGCTGACGGTCAAACCATCAGCTCGCCGCAGCCGTTGTCTGATTTACTCGACAGCGGATATTTTGCGATTAAATAG